From the Halococcus saccharolyticus DSM 5350 genome, the window GATGCCTGTCCAGACTGCGTATGCGGTTCCGATTGGGAGCGACTGGACTGCCTTCGCTAGCAGCACCACGCTGATCGCCATCGAGACGATCGTGGCCACACTAGGGACGAGGTTCGTGAATCCGTCGGAGTACTCAAGGCCGATTGCCCAGCCGGTTTCAAACACTGCTGCAACGATGAGGTACACCCATGCCGAAACCATCTAGAAAACGACCAAGCATCGCGGTATAGTGGTTGTGGAACAGCTATTGAACTTTCGCTCTCACGAAACACATTGTTGATAGGAGCCGTCCGGCGATTTTGTTCTGCGGTGAGTTGATCTGGAGAGAGCGGCAGCTCCTTCGGCGGGTCAACCGAGGGTTCTACGGGCTCGGAGCGAATCCCGTTATTGCCACCAACAAACTCCTTCACAAGAGCGTTGTACGCTACTGCGTACGAGTCACCCGCTCAGAGATCTTTTCGTTCTTAGTGTGCAAAATAAGCCCCGTGCCACGACTACCCTCACGGCCCACAGGGGGCCGGAGGGCTGGCAGGATAAGAACCAACCTTTGTCGCATCACCTTGCCAGAGCGGGGAGACGGTCGAGTTATCACCTCCTCTAATGCAGCATGTCGAGCAGGAAAACCGAGAGGAACCCAACAAAGAACAGCGTCGTCGATACCGGCGTCTCGGGGACCTTCTGGGCTTTCACGAGCAGTTCCTCGGTGACTAAATACAGTAGGGCCGCCGACCCGAACGCGAGTATGACCGCGATGGGAGATCCAGTCACCCCATCCAGTGCCAACACGCCGATGGTTACGCCCGCCGTCAGCAACAGTCCGAATGCCGCTGGAACCGCGAGTTTCCGTAGCGTGGAGACACCGGAGGGCAGCGCGACGACGCCAGCGACGCCCAGAAAGAGCACCTCGATGGCCAGCGCCACGGCGATGAGGATGCCCGTCGCGGCCTCTGTGAGGAACGTGACGCCGATGAGTACCCCGTCGATGAGCATATCGATGCTGACCGTGATGAGCAGGCTCGCAGCGCCCGCGAAGCTCCCGCCGATGTCCCGCTTCTCGATGAGCTTGCTCAACCGATGAATCCCGAGCATCGCCGCAACCCCGAGAGCGAACCCGACGACGACTACGACCGGCGCTCGGTCGTGGATGTCCGGTAACAGCTCGGCCGCAACGGCGGCGATGACGACGCCAGCTGCGAAATGCTGGACATTACTCTCCATCTGCGGCCCTGGAGGTCGGTACACGGCGACTATGCCCCCGACCATCGCGGCCACGACGGCCAGCATCGTGTACGATAGGGCCTGAACGAGCGTCCCGACCATTCGATTGTGTCCCCTGATCGAACCATGATAAATCCGGTTGGTTTGACCTCAAACGAGCGCCTCAATGTCCGTCGCCGGTCGGTCGATGGCACGGGGACGGGCGGGGGATGGTGGCTTCCTGGGTCCGTATCGGGG encodes:
- a CDS encoding ZIP family metal transporter encodes the protein MVGTLVQALSYTMLAVVAAMVGGIVAVYRPPGPQMESNVQHFAAGVVIAAVAAELLPDIHDRAPVVVVVGFALGVAAMLGIHRLSKLIEKRDIGGSFAGAASLLITVSIDMLIDGVLIGVTFLTEAATGILIAVALAIEVLFLGVAGVVALPSGVSTLRKLAVPAAFGLLLTAGVTIGVLALDGVTGSPIAVILAFGSAALLYLVTEELLVKAQKVPETPVSTTLFFVGFLSVFLLDMLH
- a CDS encoding DMT family transporter, producing MVSAWVYLIVAAVFETGWAIGLEYSDGFTNLVPSVATIVSMAISVVLLAKAVQSLPIGTAYAVWTGIGAAATAILGVLLFDESSSVARFGFIGLIIVGVVGLEITGH